TTATCTGGTTAGAGTATTTTCCTTTTGCTACTCCTTTACCAAGGGGAAcatatgatttatgagattGCTCAACTGATTAAGCATGTTAATGTGTTTAAAAATCATGGGCAGAGTATAAAGAAACTGGAAACTTTATACAGGGAACTAAAGGAGAAAATCTAAAGTATTCAAATGGAAACACAAGATTCCCTACAAATAAACATTTGAAAGAACATGTATTTGACTCCTTGTTAGtatgaaaatttcatatataCTTATCAACCCCATGAATGAATATTCATCGAAAGACGAATCAAACTTTTGTTCTTTCGATTAATCAACCATATTCTTGGTCGTGTTCCAACGAAAGTTCAGTAAACTAAAAAAGAACGCGGAAATTCGGCTATGGCGTTCGTTGATCTTTTGGCTCTTTACTGTGCCATCTTTTTCCTGGTGATGATTTTTAACATCTCCTCTTACAAGCACTTGCTTTTTCCCAACATCTATTGTATACTCCCTCAACCCTGTCAATATTACTTATAATAGTTTAATTTCAACACTTATGAGCATGTGTGTTTGTAAAAGAACATGCTACAATGGGTCAGCTTATAGTAGTGTAAAAATTCTGTACTACAAGTGCATAGAAGTAACATGACCATGGGGAAATAGccaaatttaacttaaaatttccGTGATTGTCCGGTCAATGAAGTGagttgaaaattataaaatttcatatcaaattcTTGCATAAACAAAATACTACTACTTATGcactttcttttttagtctgttccaaaaagaatgacacatttctataagTAACAATTTCACTTTAAAATGTccattttatccttaatgaaatgatttataatcaCACAAAcattttagaccacaaattttaaaagtttttctttcttaaactcaGTGCCAAGTCAAACTACATTACATAAATTGAGACCGACGATGTATGATTTTTTTCCATTTGTCGATATATGTACAGGTGGGAGGTCTAGGCACCCCTGGAATTAGTGATTTGTGCATCTATTGTCAATGAAAtgaattgaaaatcatgaaaccTCATGTTCATTTCTCGC
The genomic region above belongs to Solanum dulcamara chromosome 5, daSolDulc1.2, whole genome shotgun sequence and contains:
- the LOC129888525 gene encoding uncharacterized protein LOC129888525 — protein: MKKSKCQKQTLLSVANLKLPSFQVVVMNADLGCTHCRDRISQITSKITGLREYTIDVGKKQVLVRGDVKNHHQEKDGTVKSQKINERHSRISAFFFSLLNFRWNTTKNMVD